In Chaetodon trifascialis isolate fChaTrf1 chromosome 8, fChaTrf1.hap1, whole genome shotgun sequence, the DNA window aaaGCTGAATAGCAGCTGCTAAAAATCTTCCTATTATGATCTTGTTATGTTATAAAATTATCTATTTAGATATCATTCAGCCTatactgcagtgttttctctcgAACACTGAGCCAATCAGTTCTTCCCACTTTGCTCATTGCTGCATTTATCTAATGTTAGTCAATTTAAGCTCTATATTCTTTCCCATGTGGTAGACTGGCTGTTCCATTTTAAAGAATAATACTGGTATTTGTTAGGGGTAGGTGGGTGAAGGTTTGTCACAGTGGTCCGGGTAGCCCCTTTGTATTATTTGGTATATTGGTGTTGTTTCCCTGCTGGTGTCTGCACACTGCAGTCAGCATAGTTGGAGATAGCTGGCCTCATTTACTCCCCTTCAGATGAAGCTTTTTGCAGCCTTTCATTCTTGTTCATGCTAAATTAACTTCACAGACAATGATCCATCACAGTAAACTTACATCCTTACTTTGATGTTGTCAGACTTTGTCTCATCGTCTTTCTTTGTGCCTTACTTGAGTGTTCACATATCAGGGTGTTTTAGTCTTTAGTATTTTAGTCTTTGCTTACTGTCAATCAGCTGACACTCACTGCCTCCACCAGAAAATGATTCCCCAAAACATGCTGCTTTACAGACATGATTGGCACATCCATGTCTTCTCATTTGTGATGCTGGATAAAAAGAATAATATGATATAATTACTTATGGCATAGATTGAAAAATCTACTGGAGGCACAAGTCATGCAGACAAAGGATTTAATGGAAGATGTTGCATTAAACAATATTTGATGTAATAAAAATAGTACTGATTGCTCATTAATttgcaggaaaacatgaaattgtGTTGATTAATTGTTTCATCTGTCTTATCCAGGGAGTTGCATttgcctctctcttcttcatcctgGTGTCCATCACCACCTTCTGCCTGGAGACCCACGAAGCCTTCAATGAACTACAGAACCGGACGGAGCTGGTTGTAGTTGGCAATGTCACAAGTgaagtggagaggagggagatggtGACCAAGCCCATCCTCACCCTGGTGGAGGGCATCTGTGTGCTGTGGTTCACATTTGAATTCCTGGTGCGTATCATCTGCTGCCCAGACAAGGTGGTTTTCATCAGGAACATGCTCAACATCATTGACTTTGTGGCCATTCTTCCATTCTACCTGGAGATGGGCCTGAGCGGTCTGTCATCCAAAGCCGCCAGCGATGTGCTGGGCTTCCTCCGTGTGGTGCGGTTTGTCCGGATCCTTCGGATCTTCAAGCTGACTCGGCACTTTGTCGGCCTGCGCGTGCTGGGCCACACGCTGAGGGCCAGTGTCAATGAATTCCTCCTTCTCATCATCTTCTTGGCACTGGGTGTGCTCATCTTCGCCACCATGATATACTATGCCGAGCGCATTGGAGCCAAGCCCGATGACCCCACAGgctccaaccacacacactTCAAGAACATCCCCATCAGCTTCTGGTGGGCTGTGGTCACCATGACGACGTTGGGCTACGGAGACATGTACCCACAGACGTGGCTGGGCATGATGGTGGGGGCGCTGTGCGCGCTGGCCGGGGTGTTGACCATTGCCATGCCGGTCCCTGTCATCGTCAATAACTTTGGGATGTACTACTCGCTGGCTATGGCCAAACAGAAGCTGccgaaaaagaagaagaagcacaatCCGAACCCAGATGCTCCGACTGACTCGGCCTCGTTTGGGAAATCGGAAACAAACTCCCACAGAGACAGCACTCAGAGCGACACCTGTCCGCTGGCTGTAGAGGAGAGCGTCTGCAGGAACCGCTCAGGTCAGGCCGCAATGCAacattaaagggtcagttcaccctAACGCAGCAAAAACACTTTCTCCATCACCATTTCAGGTACTTAGCCAAGTTTTAACTTCTGATGTTTTAGTTACTCAGAATATTTCACAGACGTCACTGTGAGCAGCTTTCTTTGAAGCTCAATTCTACCATataaaaattttaatttgtagATTTGTAGATTTCTCAGCATTGTGAGGAAATCGTGAGTTGTTTgaatttttagatttttgtttttttatttcaaaattctGTTCGTCTCCATTGTATTTCTGTCTAAATCTTGTTGCAGTGTGGAATccctcaaaaacaaaactatatGCATGGTAGAATACCAACGAGTGATAAAGTGATTCTTTATAATCTGGGTGAACTGACTCTTCATGTTAATGTTACCGTTTGTGTTTACTCATTAGGTTTTTAATTTAGAAAGATTGTTTTATTTAACCTGCACATTTAATCAATGAAACATTTGTATTTTAGTGGCCCTGAGCCTAAAAGTAACAAACAGCCTGACAGATGAGCTATACTTAGTCATAAAGACAGTAACACACCGGGATCAAATTACTTTTTATAACATCTCAGTCAAATTGAATTTCATCACAGAAAAATACCGATTTTATGCAGTATACATCTGCCTTTGTCTGGGCCCTCAGGGTAGTTTCAGTAAAAGCTTTGGCATTTACGTCgccatgtgtttttgtcttcctgtcagaCTCCAAACAGAACGGGGATGCAAATGTGGCCCTTTCAGAAGACGAAGGCTGCAGCCTGACCCAGCCGCTGTCCCCCAGTGAAAAGTGGTCCCTGCGGTGCCCCCGAGGGCGAGACAAGACTAAGAAAGAGGCCACCTGCTTCCTCCTAACCTCCGGAGATCCCAACGTCCATAATGGTAAGTTACATACATAAAGTGCATAATTGAATATACACATTTACTGTTTGTAGTGTTGCATTTTAGCTGTTCTGTGGTTTCAGTTCACTTGGTTTTTTTAGGGGTCAGGTCATTTGTGTTTCTTCCATTGGTGCTCTCTGGGAATTGAACGATGTATTCAAGAAAATCCTGTTAGCTGAGGTTAGGTTTGAGACATAAACTATATGCAACTAGTTCCTGgcagtttaacattttgggaaatctgcTTAATACATCTGAGTTAGGTGAGAAGATTGATGACTCATGTTTGTTATCTAATTATGAAGATATTTGCCTGAAAGAACTTTTCAAGGTCTTGTTTGTTTCACTGTAACAATGTTTGTTGACTATTTTCTGGCCAGAATGATATAAAATGCATAATGCataaaactattcctttaagttgtttttcattcgtgcatgtctgtgttgaGGGTGGCTTTGGTAGCTATAGTGTATAGTGGAGACATCATACTGGAGATTTTTATTTCTTGACCCACTCAAACTAACCTCACATGAACTGTGGACttcatacagtatttatgaTTTTGTTCTCTTTTGAGCTGTCAAAAGGTTTAACGAGAGTAAAAGCCCACAGCCAGGCTTGCAGCCCCTGCTGTAATTACACTCAAGAAAACACAGTTGATGGATAGATGAAAAACCGAGGGAAATTTTCACTATACTTACTGTACACTATCTCACCGGTAGTTTGGCAAAACATTTTAAGTTTGGCCTCAGGGTTGTGACAGAGGAATGTTGTTCGCTAGATATTGTTGGAGGATGTCGTTAGCTTAATTAAACAGCTTTATCCTCAGTATAATGTGCATTCTGTTTGAAGTTTTAGAGGCACTGAATCCCACCTTGAACTCTGACACACTCATGGGACTAAATGACGGGATGGTCAAAGTAgaatctgtcctcctctgggGACCAAATTTTTTGATAGTCCATCCAATTGTTAGGATATTGTGAgcagttttattattttatgtgatATGATGTATTGGAATTGTTAGGTGTCACAGTGTTAATAAAAATGGTTTACGGGTGACATAAAGTGTTACATTCTACAACATGTGCACTCAGCTTCAGCAACAAACTTTAAACAGGACCAAGATTCtacagctatgctagcagctctgtgaggctgtacttcaGCAGTGCTTTTCGCTAAATGCTAAGTGAGTAAGCTAATGGCtaacaatgttaacatgctgatgtttagcagatgTAATGTTAACCACGTTCACTTGGCCAGTTTAGTGTGATTATTTTTGCAGGTATTGCGAGCATGAGTGTGTTCAAGTCATTTCGTGGCAATCCATCTAACAGTcgctgagatatttcagtcacaACCAAAGTAACTGATTGACATCCCTAGAGCCATGCTACCAGTCTGGATAAAACAAACCCAGTGCATGTCAGTCTGAGTCTGTGTCTATGTCTGTAATCAATACCACAAGGTTTCAGTTCTCTCATTAAGAAGTGAGAAAATCTCCACTGTATGTACACACTTCTGTTGGAAACTCTCTTGAAATCTCCATCTGACTGAAAGCAGATTTTAGCCATTATTCAGAGGAAAGATTAAAAGGAAATCAATGGAAGAGCTTTTGAAGTACTAATTGCAtcatttatctgtttgtgtgcgcTCAGTGAAGGAGCATTTTTTCAATACTCGTCTTCACAGAGCTACGTTAGTGTTAGTAGTAACACAAGGTCCCAAACAACCTGTTGTGTGCAAGTATTTGTCATGTTAAGTTGGATCTTGTAGACATCCAGAATGCTTTGATATACATTAGACTGCAACTTAAACTGCACATTTTTAACATGTACCACCAGTATCCTGTCATTTTGACTCTTTTAAGATCTGAAGCAGGTAACATGGATACAAAGGAGAAGGCGAAGCTCCTTCAATTCTCTCAATTGACATCCGCTGTCAGCCTGCCGTCTCTCTCTGCTTGAATGGCCACTGGATCTCACATCTGAGCTTCCCAAAGTAGCCGAAAGCCCCTTGTGAGAAGAGGCTCTATATTTGGCAGTCATGGATTCATTCCTGACATCCTGAGCACACATCCCACCCAAGTCAACATCCTGACTCCGGTCCACAAACAGCCCAAAACTGAAGGTGCTTTCCTGCAGAACTGCACTTTACCGAGACACATTTTTCTACCAAAGCTCATTAGCACAtcactgtggaggaaaaaacagcacataaatGGGGCACTTACTACAGCTTGGCTCCTATGAGAGTATATACCCATGCTTTTTTGACAGCCCATTACAAGAAATTGTATTTGGATGTGTTTCCTGAAAGCCTCATCAATCCCTGAATGCGTTGAGTGCGGTAGATTGGTGTAGGTTCAATGGCATGTTGTCATATGCATAtggcaaaaaaaacagacaacttCAGTTAAATCTGTCAgataaaggagaagaaggacaTTTGTGGACGCATAGTAATGCTCATAGCAAATCATCCGCTAATATAAAAGCCTCGCAGTCACAGCTGTGGGAAAGacacaaatacagagaaaacacagatcGACTCAACCAGTTTCACACTCATTTCTTTAATAATACCCTAAATTATCTGGTCAACTTGTGAAATTGCGAAGTGAGATGTCTTCTGATCACAGAGACCAAAAAAATGGAAAGCTGAGTTAAGCCAGAACACCTCAAAACTAATctttgagacagagagagagagagagagagcgagagagagagagagagagagagagagagagagagagagagagagagagagagacacgagagagagagacatgagagagagagagagatgggagggggGTAATTCAATCCTGAGCCCTGTGTCTGGTGAGTATGTGGATAATGACATCTCAGTCTTTTACAGGGGaaaatcacacatacacaacacattTCAGTCCATATTACCTGCAGACAATGTTCAAGTATTCAATTGTTATGGCAGAGTcagaatatataaaaaaaaatcatgcctTTGTGATTGCTGCCATTTTGAGTTGGCTAGATGGAGAGAGATTATGTGGCTCTGCTCTTCAGAGCTATGCCCATAGGGGATGGTGCTCGCTTGATTCCAGGGCTACAGGATATATGGTATAGATAATATTTCACCAGAGCAGTATGgcaggaaacagagaaaaggacaGATGGATGCAGCAGGTCTGAAGATGCTCAGATGTTATCAGTGAC includes these proteins:
- the kcnc4 gene encoding voltage-gated potassium channel KCNC4, giving the protein MISSVCVSSYRGRKSGNKPPSKSCLKEEMARGEDSDKIIINVGGTRHETYKSTLRTLPGTRLAWLADPDTQVSSDSDAAPPSATEFFFDRHPGIFAYVLNYYRTGKLHCPADVCGPLFEEELAFWGIDETDVEPCCWMTYRQHRDAEEALDIFEPPDPDDTDDDREIPRRFGIEDCPDRSRGCCEVWQPKVWALFDDPYSSRAARGVAFASLFFILVSITTFCLETHEAFNELQNRTELVVVGNVTSEVERREMVTKPILTLVEGICVLWFTFEFLVRIICCPDKVVFIRNMLNIIDFVAILPFYLEMGLSGLSSKAASDVLGFLRVVRFVRILRIFKLTRHFVGLRVLGHTLRASVNEFLLLIIFLALGVLIFATMIYYAERIGAKPDDPTGSNHTHFKNIPISFWWAVVTMTTLGYGDMYPQTWLGMMVGALCALAGVLTIAMPVPVIVNNFGMYYSLAMAKQKLPKKKKKHNPNPDAPTDSASFGKSETNSHRDSTQSDTCPLAVEESVCRNRSDSKQNGDANVALSEDEGCSLTQPLSPSEKWSLRCPRGRDKTKKEATCFLLTSGDPNVHNESCKDILAATGNYTQPEVTTLT